The Pantoea sp. At-9b genome includes a window with the following:
- the thrB gene encoding homoserine kinase, translating to MVKIYAPASIGNVSVGFDVLGAAVSPVDGTLLGDCVSVEAADSFSLVNKGRFVSKLPDNPQENIVYQCWQRFCEAIGKQVPVAMTLEKNMPIGSGLGSSACSVVAGLMAMNEFCGKPLNDTELLALMGELEGRISGSVHYDNVAPCFLGGVQLMIEENGIISQSVPSFDEWLWVMAYPGIKVSTAEARAILPAQYRKQDIIKHGRLLGGFIHACHTQQPELAAKLMQDVVAEPYRTKLLPGFADARQAAADIGALACGISGSGPTLFAVCNEMATAQRMADWLSQHYLQNEEGFVHICRLDTAGARKLG from the coding sequence ATGGTAAAAATTTATGCACCGGCCTCGATAGGTAACGTCAGCGTCGGCTTTGATGTGCTCGGCGCGGCGGTCTCGCCGGTGGATGGCACCCTGCTGGGTGATTGTGTGTCGGTTGAAGCAGCCGACAGCTTTAGCCTGGTGAACAAAGGGCGCTTCGTCAGCAAACTGCCGGACAACCCGCAGGAAAACATTGTTTATCAGTGCTGGCAGCGTTTTTGTGAAGCGATTGGCAAACAAGTGCCGGTAGCGATGACACTGGAAAAAAACATGCCGATTGGCTCGGGGCTTGGCTCCAGTGCCTGTTCGGTGGTCGCTGGCCTGATGGCGATGAACGAATTTTGTGGCAAGCCGCTGAATGACACCGAACTGCTGGCGCTGATGGGCGAGCTGGAAGGGCGCATCTCCGGTAGCGTGCATTACGACAACGTTGCGCCGTGCTTCCTCGGCGGCGTGCAGCTGATGATTGAAGAGAACGGTATTATCAGCCAGTCGGTGCCGTCGTTTGACGAGTGGCTGTGGGTGATGGCTTATCCGGGCATCAAAGTCTCTACGGCGGAAGCGCGCGCGATTCTGCCTGCGCAATATCGTAAACAGGACATCATCAAACACGGTCGTTTGCTGGGCGGTTTTATCCATGCCTGTCATACTCAGCAGCCAGAGTTAGCCGCGAAGCTGATGCAGGATGTAGTGGCCGAGCCGTATCGCACCAAACTGCTGCCGGGCTTTGCCGACGCGCGTCAGGCCGCAGCCGATATTGGTGCCCTGGCCTGTGGTATTTCGGGTTCAGGCCCAACACTTTTCGCCGTTTGCAACGAGATGGCAACGGCACAGCGGATGGCTGACTGGCTGAGCCAACACTATCTGCAAAATGAAGAAGGTTTCGTCCATATCTGCCGTCTTGATACGGCTGGCGCACGTAAATTGGGATAA
- the thrC gene encoding threonine synthase, with protein MKLYNLKDHNEQVSFAQAVKQGLGSQQGLFFPLELPEFELTDIDAMLEMDFVSRSSKILSAYIGDEIAAHQLAERVKAAFAFPAPVAKVSDDVACLELFHGPTLAFKDFGGRFMAQMLSYVSGADEKITILTATSGDTGAAVAHAFYGMENVRVVILYPQGKISPLQEKLFCTLGGNIETIAIDGDFDACQALVKQAFDDEELKKAIGLNSANSINISRLLAQICYYFEAVAQLPQEKRNQLVVSVPSGNFGDLTAGLLAKSLGLPIKRFIAATNANDTVPRFLANGEWTPHATVATLSNAMDVSQPNNWPRVEELFRRKTWRLGDLAYGAVSDETTKATMRELAEIGYLSEPHAAIAYRLLRDQLQEGEYGLFLGTAHPAKFKESVEAILEQTLPLPEALAERADLPLLSHSLKADFAALRAFLLKK; from the coding sequence ATGAAACTCTACAACCTTAAGGATCATAACGAGCAGGTGAGCTTCGCTCAGGCCGTGAAGCAGGGCCTCGGCTCGCAGCAGGGGCTGTTTTTCCCGCTCGAACTGCCGGAATTTGAACTGACCGACATCGACGCGATGCTGGAGATGGATTTTGTCAGCCGTAGCAGCAAAATCCTCTCGGCCTATATCGGTGACGAAATCGCCGCACATCAGCTGGCTGAGCGTGTTAAAGCCGCGTTTGCTTTTCCGGCTCCGGTGGCAAAAGTCAGCGACGATGTCGCCTGTCTGGAACTGTTCCATGGCCCAACGCTGGCGTTTAAAGATTTCGGCGGCCGTTTTATGGCGCAGATGCTTTCTTACGTCAGCGGCGCAGACGAGAAAATCACCATTCTGACCGCGACCTCAGGCGACACCGGCGCGGCAGTGGCCCATGCGTTTTACGGCATGGAAAACGTGCGCGTGGTGATCCTCTATCCGCAAGGCAAAATCAGCCCGTTGCAGGAAAAACTGTTCTGTACCCTCGGCGGTAACATCGAAACCATCGCCATCGACGGTGATTTCGATGCCTGTCAGGCGCTGGTGAAGCAAGCCTTTGATGATGAAGAACTGAAAAAAGCCATCGGCCTGAACTCAGCGAACTCCATCAACATCAGTCGCTTGCTGGCACAGATTTGCTACTACTTTGAAGCTGTCGCGCAGCTACCGCAGGAAAAACGCAATCAGCTGGTGGTGTCGGTGCCAAGTGGTAACTTCGGTGACCTAACCGCTGGCCTGCTGGCAAAATCACTCGGCCTGCCGATCAAACGCTTCATCGCGGCGACCAATGCCAACGATACCGTGCCGCGTTTCCTCGCCAATGGCGAATGGACTCCGCATGCTACCGTCGCTACGCTGTCTAACGCCATGGATGTGAGCCAGCCGAACAACTGGCCGCGCGTGGAAGAGTTGTTCCGCCGTAAAACCTGGCGTCTGGGTGACCTCGCCTATGGGGCGGTGAGCGACGAAACCACCAAAGCCACTATGCGTGAGCTGGCAGAAATCGGTTATCTGTCTGAACCGCACGCGGCGATTGCTTATCGTCTGCTGCGCGATCAGTTACAGGAAGGTGAGTACGGCCTGTTCCTCGGCACCGCACATCCGGCGAAGTTTAAAGAGAGCGTGGAAGCGATTCTGGAGCAGACGCTGCCGCTGCCGGAAGCGCTGGCAGAGCGTGCCGACCTGCCGCTGCTGTCGCATAGTCTGAAAGCGGATTTTGCTGCGCTGCGTGCGTTTTTGCTGAAGAAATAA
- the yaaA gene encoding peroxide stress protein YaaA: MLMVISPAKTLDFESPLATQTFTQPALLEKSQQLIDVARDLSPAQIASLMGISDKLAHLNADRFNDWQPPFTLENARQAILAFKGDVYTGLQAETFSEKDFAFAQQHLRMLSGLYGLLRPLDLMQPYRLEMGIKLANAAAKDLYGFWGDLLTEKLNAALAEQGDEVLINLASDEYFKAIKPKKLAGRLIKPVFLDEKNGKFKVISFYAKKARGLMSRYVIQHRLTKPEQLKKFDVDGYFFAAAESSDNELVFKRHEQK; encoded by the coding sequence ATGCTGATGGTCATCTCGCCAGCCAAGACTCTGGATTTTGAAAGCCCGCTGGCGACACAAACCTTTACCCAACCGGCGCTGTTAGAAAAGTCACAACAGCTGATTGATGTCGCCCGCGATCTGTCACCGGCACAAATCGCTTCGCTGATGGGCATCAGCGATAAACTGGCCCATCTGAATGCTGACCGCTTCAACGACTGGCAGCCGCCTTTCACGCTGGAGAATGCGCGCCAGGCGATTCTGGCATTCAAAGGGGATGTCTACACCGGTTTGCAGGCGGAAACCTTTAGTGAGAAAGATTTTGCCTTTGCCCAGCAGCATCTGCGCATGCTGTCGGGTTTGTATGGCTTGCTGCGTCCGCTGGATTTGATGCAGCCCTACCGGCTGGAGATGGGGATCAAACTGGCGAACGCGGCGGCGAAAGATCTCTACGGCTTCTGGGGCGATCTGTTGACGGAGAAGCTGAACGCGGCGCTGGCGGAACAAGGCGATGAGGTGCTGATTAACCTGGCTTCAGATGAATATTTCAAAGCCATCAAGCCGAAAAAACTGGCCGGTCGATTAATTAAGCCGGTGTTCCTTGATGAGAAAAATGGCAAGTTTAAAGTGATCAGTTTCTACGCCAAAAAAGCGCGTGGCCTGATGAGCCGTTATGTGATTCAACACCGCCTGACCAAACCGGAGCAGTTGAAGAAATTCGATGTGGACGGTTATTTCTTTGCGGCGGCAGAGAGCAGCGATAACGAGTTAGTGTTTAAGCGTCACGAGCAGAAATAG
- the tal gene encoding transaldolase: MTDKLTSLRQLTTVVADTGDIAAMKLYQPQDATTNPSLILNAAQIPEYRKLIDEAISWARQQSSNKEEQLQLVSDKLAVNIGLEILKLIPGRISTEVDARLSYDTEASIAKARSLIKLYNDAGISNDRILIKLASTWQGIRAAEQLEKEGINCNLTLLFSFAQARACAEAGVFLISPFVGRILDWYKANTDKKEYAAHEDPGVVSVSEIYNYYKQHGYETVVMGASFRNVGEIIELAGCDRLTISPNLLKELAESEGAVERKLSYSGEVKARPAKMTEAEFLWQHNQDPMAVTKLAEGIRNFAIDQGKLEKMIAELL, translated from the coding sequence ATGACGGACAAACTTACTTCCTTGCGTCAGCTGACTACTGTGGTCGCCGACACCGGTGATATCGCGGCAATGAAGCTGTATCAACCGCAAGATGCCACCACCAACCCTTCTTTGATCCTCAATGCCGCTCAAATTCCTGAATACCGCAAACTGATTGACGAAGCCATTAGCTGGGCGCGTCAGCAGAGCAGCAACAAAGAAGAGCAGTTACAGCTGGTTTCTGACAAGCTGGCCGTCAACATTGGTCTGGAAATTCTCAAACTGATTCCGGGTCGCATCTCGACTGAAGTCGATGCGCGTCTGTCTTACGACACTGAAGCAAGCATCGCGAAAGCGCGTAGCCTGATCAAACTGTATAACGATGCTGGCATCAGCAACGATCGTATCCTGATCAAACTGGCTTCTACCTGGCAGGGTATCCGTGCTGCTGAGCAGCTGGAAAAAGAAGGCATCAACTGTAACCTGACGCTGCTGTTCTCCTTCGCCCAGGCGCGTGCTTGTGCTGAAGCTGGCGTGTTCCTGATCTCTCCGTTCGTAGGCCGTATCCTCGACTGGTATAAAGCCAACACCGACAAGAAAGAGTACGCTGCGCACGAAGATCCGGGCGTGGTTTCTGTTTCTGAGATCTACAACTACTACAAACAACACGGTTACGAAACCGTGGTGATGGGTGCCAGCTTCCGTAACGTCGGCGAAATCATTGAGCTGGCCGGTTGCGACCGTCTGACTATCTCCCCGAACCTGCTGAAAGAGCTGGCTGAGAGCGAAGGCGCTGTTGAGCGTAAACTGAGCTACAGCGGCGAAGTGAAGGCGCGTCCGGCGAAAATGACCGAAGCCGAGTTCCTGTGGCAGCACAACCAGGACCCGATGGCCGTCACCAAACTGGCGGAAGGCATCCGCAACTTTGCCATCGACCAGGGCAAACTTGAGAAGATGATTGCTGAACTGCTGTAA
- the mog gene encoding molybdopterin adenylyltransferase, with the protein MDTLRIGLISVSDRAANGIYQDQGIPALESWLGSALTTPFTIETRLVPDEQPMIEQAICELVDELFCHLVLTTGGTGPARRDVTPDATLAVADREMPGFGEQMRQISLQFVPTAILSRQVGVIRKQSLILNLPGQPKSIKETLEGLKGEGGAVKVPGIFAAVPYCLQLLDGPYVETDPLVVAAFRPKSARRETNV; encoded by the coding sequence ATGGATACATTACGTATTGGATTGATTTCCGTTTCCGATCGCGCGGCGAACGGCATTTATCAGGATCAGGGCATTCCGGCGCTGGAAAGCTGGCTTGGCAGCGCATTGACCACACCGTTCACCATCGAAACCCGGCTGGTGCCGGATGAGCAGCCGATGATTGAGCAGGCGATTTGCGAACTGGTGGATGAGCTATTCTGCCATCTGGTGCTGACCACCGGTGGCACGGGGCCGGCGCGGCGTGATGTGACACCCGATGCCACCCTCGCCGTCGCCGACCGTGAGATGCCAGGCTTTGGCGAACAGATGCGCCAGATCAGCCTGCAATTTGTGCCGACAGCCATCCTGTCGCGTCAGGTAGGGGTGATCCGCAAACAGTCGCTGATCCTCAATCTGCCCGGCCAGCCGAAATCGATCAAAGAAACGCTTGAAGGACTGAAAGGGGAGGGCGGGGCCGTTAAGGTGCCGGGTATCTTTGCTGCTGTACCGTATTGTTTACAGCTGCTGGACGGGCCTTATGTCGAGACCGACCCGCTAGTGGTAGCAGCATTTCGGCCAAAAAGCGCGAGGCGTGAGACAAACGTCTGA